From one Cereibacter sphaeroides 2.4.1 genomic stretch:
- a CDS encoding ABC transporter permease, with amino-acid sequence MASACWSLPEAFCQFPALDGRTLRMMRKTIDGSFRDLVRSFSDAIDTATAPLQLALNAIERAFTSTPWIVVLAVLLAIVWAGSRSWRIVAGSAVAMCAIGWFGLWEDTMVTLAMVSVCTVAAVIIGLPIGILAARSDRMQRLVNPVLDVMQTLPSFVYLIPVVVIFGIGKVPGMIAVVIYAVPPMIRLTNLGIRLVDAEVLEAAEAFGSSARQKLWNVQLPLALPALMTGVNQTIMMSLSMVVVASMVGVGGLGKNVLQAINNQFFTLGFMNGFALVAIAIVFDRTSQAFGRRLQKHREAAHD; translated from the coding sequence ATGGCCTCCGCCTGCTGGAGCTTGCCCGAAGCCTTCTGCCAGTTTCCCGCGCTGGACGGCAGAACCCTGCGCATGATGCGCAAGACCATCGACGGAAGCTTCCGCGACCTCGTGCGCAGCTTCTCCGACGCGATCGACACGGCCACCGCGCCGCTTCAGCTGGCGCTGAACGCCATCGAGCGCGCCTTCACCTCCACCCCCTGGATCGTCGTGCTCGCGGTGCTCCTCGCCATCGTCTGGGCCGGATCGCGCAGCTGGCGGATCGTCGCGGGCTCGGCGGTGGCCATGTGCGCCATCGGCTGGTTCGGCCTGTGGGAGGACACGATGGTGACGCTCGCCATGGTGTCGGTCTGCACCGTCGCCGCCGTCATCATCGGCCTGCCCATCGGCATCCTCGCGGCCCGCTCCGACCGGATGCAGCGCCTCGTCAATCCCGTGCTCGACGTGATGCAGACGCTGCCCTCCTTCGTCTATCTCATTCCCGTCGTGGTGATCTTCGGCATCGGCAAGGTGCCGGGCATGATCGCCGTGGTGATCTATGCCGTGCCGCCCATGATCCGCCTGACCAATCTCGGCATCCGGCTCGTCGATGCCGAGGTGCTGGAGGCGGCCGAGGCCTTCGGCTCGTCAGCGCGCCAGAAGCTCTGGAACGTGCAGCTGCCGCTGGCGCTGCCCGCGCTGATGACCGGGGTGAACCAGACGATCATGATGTCGCTTTCGATGGTCGTCGTGGCCTCGATGGTGGGCGTGGGCGGTCTCGGCAAGAACGTGCTGCAGGCCATCAACAACCAGTTCTTCACGCTGGGCTTCATGAACGGCTTCGCCCTCGTGGCCATCGCCATCGTCTTCGACCGCACGAGCCAGGCCTTCGGCCGGCGGCTGCAGAAACACCGGGAGGCCGCGCATGACTGA
- a CDS encoding SDR family NAD(P)-dependent oxidoreductase: MSRVIAITGTRKGIGRALAETYLARGWTVVGCSRDASDLTHPAYRHYTLDVADERAVAGMMQDVRRTHGRLDALLNNAGIASMNHALLTPGSTVERVFATNVFGTFLFCREAAKLMGRRRTGRIVNFATVATPLKLEGEAVYAASKAAVVSLTEVLARELAPMGITVNAVGPTPVPTDLVGAVPEEKMRALIARQAIPRYGKMEDVLNVCDFFLRDESDFVTGQTIYLGGV, from the coding sequence ATGAGCCGCGTCATCGCCATCACCGGCACGCGCAAGGGCATCGGCCGCGCGCTGGCCGAGACCTATCTCGCGCGCGGCTGGACCGTCGTCGGCTGCTCGCGCGATGCGAGCGACCTCACGCACCCGGCCTATCGCCACTACACGCTCGACGTGGCCGACGAGCGGGCGGTCGCGGGCATGATGCAGGATGTGCGCCGGACGCATGGACGGCTCGACGCGCTTCTGAACAATGCCGGCATCGCCTCGATGAACCATGCGCTGCTGACCCCCGGCAGCACGGTCGAGCGGGTGTTCGCGACCAATGTCTTCGGCACCTTCCTGTTCTGCCGCGAGGCCGCCAAGCTGATGGGCCGCCGCCGCACCGGCCGGATCGTGAACTTCGCCACCGTGGCCACGCCGCTCAAGCTCGAGGGCGAGGCGGTCTATGCCGCCTCCAAGGCCGCGGTCGTGTCGCTGACCGAGGTGCTGGCGCGCGAGCTGGCGCCCATGGGCATCACCGTCAATGCCGTGGGGCCGACCCCGGTGCCCACCGACCTCGTCGGCGCCGTGCCCGAGGAGAAGATGCGCGCGCTGATCGCCCGGCAGGCCATTCCGCGCTACGGCAAGATGGAGGATGTGCTCAACGTCTGCGACTTCTTCCTGCGCGACGAATCCGATTTCGTGACCGGCCAGACGATCTATCTCGGAGGGGTCTGA
- a CDS encoding ABC transporter substrate-binding protein encodes MTKRLASGCLAVSFAALAAPAWAAEDCGRISIAEMNWASAGVAAQVDKIILEEGFGCTVELVAGDTMPTFTSMNEKGEPDMAPELWVNAVRTPLEAAVEEGRMVVAAQILKDGGVEGWWIPRYLAEAHPEIDSVEKALEHPDLFPAPEDASRGAVHNCPSGWNCQVSTENLFRALGAEDHGFDLVDTGSAAGLDGSIANAYEREAGWLGYYWAPTAILGKYDMVRLPFSVPHDKAAWDACTAVPDCADPEVNSYPVSEVFTAVTPSFAEKAGVAMDYVKARSWSNETVGQILAWMDESQATNEDAAYHFLETYPDLWRAWLPADVADRVAAAL; translated from the coding sequence ATGACGAAGCGCCTCGCTTCCGGTTGCCTCGCCGTATCCTTCGCAGCCCTCGCGGCTCCCGCCTGGGCGGCCGAAGACTGCGGCCGGATCAGCATCGCCGAGATGAACTGGGCCTCGGCCGGCGTCGCGGCCCAGGTCGACAAGATCATCCTCGAGGAAGGGTTCGGCTGCACGGTCGAGCTGGTGGCCGGCGACACGATGCCCACCTTCACCTCGATGAACGAAAAGGGCGAGCCCGACATGGCGCCCGAACTCTGGGTCAATGCCGTGCGCACCCCGCTCGAGGCGGCGGTCGAGGAGGGGCGCATGGTCGTCGCGGCGCAGATCCTGAAGGACGGCGGCGTCGAGGGCTGGTGGATCCCGCGTTACCTCGCCGAGGCCCACCCCGAGATCGACAGTGTCGAGAAGGCGCTGGAGCATCCCGATCTCTTCCCCGCCCCCGAGGATGCTTCGCGCGGCGCCGTCCACAACTGCCCCTCGGGCTGGAACTGCCAGGTCTCGACCGAGAACCTGTTCCGGGCGCTCGGCGCCGAAGACCACGGCTTCGATCTCGTGGACACGGGCTCGGCCGCGGGGCTCGACGGCTCGATCGCCAATGCCTACGAGCGCGAGGCGGGCTGGCTCGGCTATTACTGGGCGCCGACGGCGATCCTCGGCAAATACGACATGGTGCGCCTGCCCTTCTCGGTGCCGCACGACAAGGCCGCCTGGGATGCCTGCACCGCGGTGCCGGACTGCGCCGATCCCGAGGTGAACTCCTATCCGGTGTCCGAGGTCTTCACCGCCGTCACGCCCTCCTTCGCCGAGAAGGCCGGTGTGGCCATGGACTATGTGAAGGCCCGCAGCTGGAGCAACGAGACGGTGGGCCAGATTCTCGCCTGGATGGACGAGAGCCAGGCCACCAACGAGGATGCGGCCTACCATTTCCTCGAGACCTATCCCGACCTCTGGCGCGCCTGGCTTCCGGCCGACGTGGCCGACCGGGTCGCCGCGGCGCTCTGA
- a CDS encoding DeoR/GlpR family DNA-binding transcription regulator, whose amino-acid sequence MHVSPDLPRARRTLIAERLRAGQPVVAAALAEEFGVSEDSIRRDLRSLAQEGLCQRVYGGALPLSPASTPIGARLGEEAARKHALARCAVDLIRPDQTLFLDAGSTLVPLAGLLPEGQGLRVVTNSIPAAAALIGRSGIALVLIGGGVTMSVGGAVDAQALSELARLRIDLCFLGACALSPEEGLAGFEMDDVAFKRQLLRQSRTSVLMMTNGKLGTQAPFAIARADEIGHYILEADAPAEMELRLRRTGATVLRAAPPA is encoded by the coding sequence ATGCACGTTTCCCCCGATCTTCCCCGCGCCCGGCGCACCCTCATCGCCGAGCGCCTGCGCGCGGGCCAGCCCGTCGTGGCCGCCGCGCTGGCCGAGGAATTCGGCGTCTCCGAGGATTCGATCCGCCGCGATCTCCGCTCCCTCGCACAGGAGGGGCTCTGCCAGCGCGTCTACGGCGGCGCCCTGCCGCTCTCGCCGGCCTCGACCCCCATCGGGGCAAGGCTGGGCGAGGAGGCCGCGCGCAAGCACGCCCTGGCCCGCTGCGCGGTGGATCTCATCCGGCCGGACCAGACCCTGTTCCTCGATGCGGGCAGCACGCTCGTGCCGCTGGCCGGGCTGCTGCCCGAAGGGCAGGGGCTGCGCGTCGTCACCAATTCCATCCCGGCCGCCGCCGCCCTGATCGGGCGCAGCGGCATCGCGCTGGTCCTGATCGGGGGCGGCGTCACCATGAGCGTCGGCGGAGCCGTCGATGCGCAGGCTCTGTCCGAGCTCGCACGCCTGCGGATCGACCTCTGCTTCCTCGGCGCCTGCGCCCTGTCTCCCGAAGAGGGGCTCGCGGGCTTCGAGATGGACGATGTCGCCTTCAAGCGCCAGCTCCTGCGGCAGAGCCGGACGAGCGTGCTGATGATGACGAACGGCAAGCTCGGCACGCAGGCTCCCTTCGCCATCGCCCGCGCGGACGAGATCGGCCACTACATCCTCGAGGCCGACGCGCCCGCAGAGATGGAGCTGCGGCTCCGCCGGACCGGCGCCACCGTGCTCCGCGCGGCCCCGCCCGCCTGA
- a CDS encoding quaternary amine ABC transporter ATP-binding protein: protein MTDQTLVQIEDEDEAPTLPGLEIRNLYKIFGPDGASHVEAVRRGLTKGELNRRHGHVLGLTDISLEIPPGKITVIMGLSGSGKSTLIRHINGLIAPTAGEILFDGADVCKMTPTELRAFRRTRTAMVFQKFGLLPHRTVLENTCYGLDIRGMSRSEAEPVARRWIDRVGLKGYEESYPSQLSGGMQQRVGLARALATDADILLMDEAFSALDPLIRLDMQAVLLELQEELHKTIVFITHDLDEALRLGDRIAILRDGRLEQVGTGQDIVMRPANDYIAAFAREVNRARVIRIDAVAEPLGDERPALELPGRLVLEEAARRMTEAGADRALVVGPRQRPKGILTLSTLLAAMVRPLEEGPPAHR from the coding sequence ATGACTGACCAGACCCTCGTGCAGATCGAGGACGAGGACGAGGCCCCCACCCTCCCGGGCCTCGAGATCCGCAACCTCTACAAGATCTTCGGGCCCGACGGCGCCTCTCATGTCGAGGCCGTCCGGCGCGGGCTCACCAAGGGCGAGCTGAACCGCCGCCACGGCCATGTGCTGGGCCTGACCGACATCTCGCTCGAGATCCCGCCCGGCAAGATCACTGTCATCATGGGTCTGTCGGGCTCGGGCAAATCCACGTTGATCCGGCATATCAACGGGCTCATTGCCCCCACCGCGGGCGAGATCCTGTTCGACGGGGCCGACGTCTGCAAGATGACCCCGACCGAGCTGCGCGCCTTCCGCCGCACGCGCACGGCGATGGTGTTCCAGAAGTTCGGGCTGCTGCCGCACCGGACCGTGCTCGAGAATACCTGCTACGGGCTCGATATCCGCGGCATGTCGCGGTCCGAGGCCGAGCCGGTGGCCCGGCGCTGGATCGACCGTGTGGGACTGAAGGGCTATGAGGAGAGCTATCCCTCGCAGCTCTCGGGCGGGATGCAGCAGCGCGTGGGGCTCGCGCGGGCGCTGGCCACGGACGCCGACATCCTGCTGATGGACGAGGCCTTCTCGGCGCTCGATCCGCTGATCCGGCTCGACATGCAGGCGGTTCTCCTTGAACTGCAGGAGGAGCTGCACAAGACCATCGTCTTCATCACCCACGATCTCGACGAGGCGCTGCGCCTCGGCGACCGGATCGCCATCCTGCGCGACGGGCGGCTCGAGCAGGTGGGCACGGGACAGGACATCGTGATGCGGCCCGCGAACGACTATATCGCGGCCTTCGCGCGCGAGGTGAACCGCGCCCGCGTGATCCGCATCGACGCGGTGGCGGAGCCGCTGGGGGACGAGCGCCCCGCACTCGAGCTGCCGGGGCGGCTCGTGCTGGAGGAGGCCGCGCGCCGCATGACCGAGGCGGGCGCCGACCGGGCGCTGGTGGTGGGCCCGCGGCAGCGGCCGAAGGGGATTCTGACGCTCTCGACCCTCCTCGCGGCGATGGTCCGACCGCTGGAGGAGGGGCCGCCCGCCCACCGCTGA
- a CDS encoding MFS transporter, which yields MPPSADTPATRLATRLAFFAAGFAMSCWAPLVPFAKARTGVDEAELGLLLLCLGIGSLVAMPVTGWISARTGSRPMILLGGAGMVLCLPLLAASGEAWLLALALLLFGASLGTLDVAMNVHAVAVERASDRPLMSGFHALFSVGGFAGAGLMTLLLWQGLSPFAASLVGSAVALAAVLAAGPRLLRAQGGEPPKLAVPRAAVLLLAGLAAVTFLVEGALLDWGALLLVGRALVEPAQGGLGYMLFSVAMTVGRLTGDRIVMALGDRRVLFYGGLLTLAGFALLLLSDWRPGALAGFVLIGCGASNIVPVLFSLAGRQTVMPPALAIAAVTTTGYAGILAGPALMGFVSHATSLPLAFWMLALLMALVPATARIVARN from the coding sequence ATGCCGCCTTCCGCCGATACGCCCGCCACCCGCCTTGCCACCCGGCTGGCCTTCTTTGCGGCGGGCTTCGCCATGTCCTGCTGGGCGCCGCTCGTCCCCTTCGCCAAGGCGCGCACCGGCGTCGACGAGGCCGAGCTGGGGCTGCTCCTCCTCTGCCTCGGGATCGGCTCGCTGGTGGCCATGCCCGTGACCGGCTGGATCAGTGCGCGGACGGGCTCGCGCCCGATGATCCTGCTGGGCGGCGCGGGGATGGTGCTCTGCCTGCCGCTCCTTGCCGCCTCGGGCGAGGCCTGGCTGCTCGCGCTGGCGCTCCTTCTGTTCGGCGCCTCGCTCGGCACCCTCGACGTGGCGATGAACGTTCATGCGGTCGCGGTCGAGCGCGCCTCGGACCGGCCGCTGATGTCTGGCTTTCACGCCCTCTTCAGCGTGGGCGGCTTCGCGGGGGCGGGGCTGATGACGCTTCTCCTCTGGCAGGGCCTGTCACCCTTCGCGGCCTCGCTTGTGGGCAGCGCGGTGGCGCTGGCCGCGGTGCTGGCGGCCGGGCCCCGGCTTCTGCGCGCGCAGGGGGGCGAGCCGCCGAAGCTCGCGGTGCCGCGGGCGGCGGTGCTGCTGCTCGCGGGCCTCGCCGCCGTGACCTTCCTCGTCGAGGGGGCGCTGCTCGACTGGGGCGCGCTTCTCCTCGTCGGCCGCGCGCTGGTCGAGCCGGCGCAGGGCGGCCTCGGCTACATGCTCTTCTCGGTCGCGATGACCGTGGGGCGTCTCACCGGCGACCGGATCGTGATGGCGCTCGGCGACCGGCGGGTGCTCTTCTACGGCGGGCTCCTCACACTCGCGGGCTTTGCGCTGCTCCTCCTGTCCGACTGGCGGCCGGGCGCGCTCGCGGGCTTCGTGCTGATCGGCTGCGGCGCCTCGAACATCGTGCCGGTCCTCTTCAGCCTCGCCGGGCGCCAGACGGTCATGCCGCCCGCGCTGGCCATCGCGGCGGTGACGACCACGGGCTATGCGGGCATCCTCGCCGGCCCGGCGCTCATGGGCTTCGTCTCTCATGCGACGAGCCTGCCGCTCGCCTTCTGGATGCTCGCGCTCCTGATGGCGCTGGTGCCCGCCACGGCGCGCATCGTGGCGAGGAACTGA
- a CDS encoding NADPH-dependent FMN reductase — protein MTRIFGLAGSLRRASFNAGLLRAAAELAPAGVEVEVHSIADVPIYDGDLEAETGLPEAVVRLQEGLAAADALLLVTPEYNNGIPGAFKNTIDWMSRPPAGRTLFRGKPVAIIGASPGNFGTTLAQTHWLPVIRTLGMEPWFEGRLMVSRAGELFDGNGTLTDEATRARLTEFLAGFARFLGRPRD, from the coding sequence ATGACACGCATCTTCGGACTGGCAGGCAGCCTCCGGCGGGCTTCGTTCAACGCGGGCCTCCTCCGGGCCGCGGCCGAACTCGCGCCTGCGGGCGTCGAGGTGGAGGTCCACTCCATCGCGGACGTGCCGATCTACGACGGCGATCTCGAGGCCGAGACCGGCCTGCCCGAGGCGGTCGTGCGCCTGCAGGAGGGGCTCGCCGCGGCGGATGCGCTTCTCCTCGTGACGCCGGAATACAACAACGGCATTCCGGGCGCCTTCAAGAACACGATCGACTGGATGAGCCGGCCGCCCGCGGGCCGCACCCTGTTCCGCGGCAAGCCCGTGGCGATCATCGGCGCCTCGCCGGGCAACTTCGGCACCACGCTCGCCCAGACCCACTGGCTGCCGGTGATCCGCACGCTCGGGATGGAGCCCTGGTTCGAGGGCCGCCTCATGGTCTCGCGCGCGGGCGAGCTGTTCGACGGCAACGGCACCCTCACCGACGAGGCCACGCGCGCCCGGCTGACCGAATTCCTCGCAGGCTTCGCGCGCTTCCTCGGCCGTCCGCGCGACTGA
- a CDS encoding glycerate kinase type-2 family protein, giving the protein MTEWTDASAAEFLRHLFTEAVEASKPEARIAPLLPPPPAGRILVLGAGKAAAGMARAVEAHYADAPRLSGLVITRHGQGEAAPGRIAVREAAHPVPDEAGIAATEELLALTQGLGPEDLVIALISGGASSLMVAPLAGLTLADKVELNRALLASGATISEMNCLRRHLSRVKGGRLAAACAPARVLALLVSDVPGDDPSVIASGPCHGDATTVADAQAVLGRLGLDLPRIAAALARPEAESVKPGDPRLARVESHIVCSPQMALEAAAEAARAAGVAAHILGDALEGDAREAGRLMAGIARQVVLRDQPFARPCLLLSGGETTVSIRGPAGVGGRNVEFLLAYLLAARDLPGWALAADTDGVDGGAEVAGAVGGAAVLQAAGRDPAEALAGHDAHSFFAAAGAQVVTGPTGTNVNDFRAILLP; this is encoded by the coding sequence ATGACGGAGTGGACGGACGCCTCGGCCGCGGAATTCCTGCGCCATCTCTTCACAGAGGCGGTGGAGGCCTCGAAGCCCGAGGCGCGGATCGCGCCCCTGCTGCCGCCGCCGCCCGCGGGCCGGATCCTCGTTCTCGGCGCGGGCAAGGCTGCCGCGGGCATGGCGCGGGCGGTCGAGGCCCATTATGCCGATGCGCCGCGCCTCTCGGGCCTCGTCATCACCCGCCACGGGCAGGGCGAGGCCGCTCCGGGCCGGATCGCAGTGCGTGAGGCAGCCCATCCGGTCCCGGACGAAGCCGGCATCGCCGCCACGGAAGAGCTTCTGGCCCTGACTCAGGGGCTCGGGCCCGAGGATCTGGTGATCGCGCTGATCTCGGGCGGCGCCTCGTCGCTGATGGTGGCGCCGCTCGCGGGCCTCACGCTCGCGGACAAGGTGGAGCTCAACCGGGCGCTTCTCGCCTCGGGCGCCACGATCTCGGAGATGAACTGCCTGCGGCGGCACCTGAGCCGCGTGAAGGGCGGCCGCCTCGCCGCGGCCTGCGCCCCGGCGCGGGTGCTGGCGCTCCTCGTCTCGGACGTGCCGGGCGACGATCCGTCGGTGATCGCCTCGGGGCCCTGCCACGGCGATGCCACCACCGTCGCCGATGCGCAGGCGGTGCTCGGGCGCCTCGGCCTCGATCTGCCCCGGATCGCGGCCGCGCTGGCGCGGCCCGAGGCCGAGAGCGTGAAGCCCGGCGATCCGCGGCTCGCGCGCGTCGAGAGCCACATCGTCTGCTCGCCGCAGATGGCGCTGGAGGCGGCGGCCGAGGCGGCACGGGCGGCGGGAGTTGCGGCCCATATCCTCGGCGATGCGCTCGAAGGCGATGCGCGCGAGGCCGGGCGGCTGATGGCGGGGATCGCGCGGCAGGTGGTGCTGCGCGACCAGCCCTTCGCGCGGCCCTGCCTGCTTCTGTCGGGCGGCGAGACCACCGTCTCGATCCGCGGCCCGGCCGGCGTGGGCGGGCGCAATGTCGAGTTCCTGCTGGCCTATCTGCTGGCCGCGCGCGATCTGCCGGGCTGGGCGCTCGCCGCGGACACGGACGGGGTGGATGGTGGCGCCGAGGTGGCGGGTGCGGTGGGCGGGGCGGCCGTGCTTCAGGCTGCGGGCCGCGACCCGGCCGAGGCGCTGGCCGGACACGATGCCCACAGCTTCTTCGCCGCCGCCGGTGCGCAGGTGGTGACCGGCCCGACCGGCACCAATGTCAACGATTTCCGGGCGATCCTTCTGCCGTGA
- a CDS encoding ANL family adenylate-forming protein, protein MADALATLFARMAAAEGKTALIEADGTAVSYAALLRRVEEALTRLACEGVPRGASVQLCGDFGAASVVWLLALWRHGACVSPVAPTSFERRADFAAVARASWRIEAADEGLERLGGGSDHPLLDRLRAEGAPGLVIFTSGTTGAPKGAVHDMRRLLGKFAAPGKDLVTLAFLLFDHIAGIDTLLYALSNGSTLVCLPDRSVPTVMDRIRRHRVEVLPTAPSFLNLLLLNAGEGLSLPSLRIVTYGAETMPQALLERLADALPGVQLTQKYGTSELGALRSRSEGGRSLWIRLEGAGTAWRVVEGRLEIRTATAMLGYLNAPDPFTADGWYRTGDLVEVEGDRLRFLGRAGDTINVGGQKVLPAEVEGALLALPGVAEAAVHGAPHPILGAVVVARVRMAEAGLAPAEQRTALRRGLAGRLEPYKIPQKIEIVAEALTTERFKQKRG, encoded by the coding sequence ATGGCCGATGCGCTCGCCACGCTCTTCGCCCGGATGGCCGCAGCGGAGGGGAAGACCGCGCTGATCGAGGCCGACGGCACGGCGGTCTCCTATGCCGCGCTCCTTCGCCGGGTGGAGGAGGCCCTGACGCGACTGGCCTGCGAGGGTGTGCCCCGCGGCGCCTCGGTCCAGCTCTGCGGCGATTTCGGCGCGGCCTCCGTGGTCTGGCTGCTCGCGCTCTGGCGGCACGGGGCCTGCGTCTCGCCGGTGGCGCCCACGAGCTTCGAGCGGCGCGCGGACTTCGCCGCCGTGGCCCGGGCGAGCTGGCGGATCGAGGCCGCGGACGAGGGGCTGGAGCGGCTCGGCGGCGGCTCGGACCATCCGCTCCTCGACCGGCTCCGCGCCGAGGGGGCGCCGGGGCTCGTCATCTTCACCTCCGGCACGACCGGGGCGCCCAAGGGCGCCGTCCATGACATGCGCCGCCTCCTCGGCAAGTTCGCCGCTCCCGGCAAGGATCTGGTGACGCTGGCCTTCCTGCTCTTCGACCATATCGCCGGGATCGACACGCTCCTCTATGCGCTGTCGAATGGCTCGACGCTCGTCTGCCTGCCCGACCGGTCCGTGCCCACGGTGATGGACCGCATCCGCCGCCATCGGGTCGAGGTGCTGCCCACCGCGCCCTCGTTCCTCAATCTCCTGCTCCTGAACGCGGGCGAGGGCCTGTCGCTGCCCAGCCTGCGCATCGTGACCTACGGCGCCGAGACCATGCCGCAGGCGCTGCTCGAGCGGTTGGCCGACGCACTGCCCGGCGTGCAGCTGACCCAGAAATACGGCACCTCCGAGCTCGGCGCCCTGCGCTCGCGCTCCGAGGGCGGGCGGTCGCTCTGGATCCGGCTCGAGGGGGCAGGGACCGCCTGGCGCGTGGTCGAGGGCCGGCTCGAGATCCGCACCGCAACCGCGATGCTGGGCTATCTGAACGCGCCCGATCCCTTCACCGCGGACGGCTGGTATCGAACCGGCGATCTGGTCGAAGTGGAGGGCGACCGGCTGCGGTTCCTCGGCCGGGCGGGCGACACGATCAACGTGGGCGGCCAGAAGGTGCTTCCCGCCGAGGTCGAGGGCGCGCTTCTGGCGCTGCCGGGCGTGGCCGAGGCGGCCGTCCATGGCGCGCCGCATCCGATCCTCGGCGCGGTCGTCGTGGCCCGGGTGCGGATGGCCGAAGCCGGGCTCGCCCCGGCCGAGCAGCGCACGGCCCTGCGGCGCGGGCTCGCCGGGCGGCTCGAACCCTACAAGATCCCCCAGAAGATCGAGATCGTGGCCGAGGCGCTGACGACCGAGCGGTTCAAGCAGAAGCGGGGCTGA
- a CDS encoding COG3904 family protein, translated as MSAEAAPRRAIWAMLILQVGIGAALIGMDLARPAPPSPADLFAPASVPQMRPYRPDLRPAPGTDGPQMRPMPARLEFGGEGARVTLTGQIAAGDAARFSALLEQRGERPEVVELDSSGGVVSEALLIGRQIRALGAATEVEAGAVCLSACPYLLAGGVERRVAEGGLVGVHQHYFGENSLLPAFLAVEDVQRGQAEVMRYLDEMGVDPRLMMHGMETPAREIYMLDAARLAELRLSTEGA; from the coding sequence ATGAGCGCCGAGGCCGCGCCCCGGCGGGCCATCTGGGCCATGCTGATCCTGCAGGTGGGCATCGGGGCCGCGCTGATCGGCATGGATCTGGCGCGCCCCGCGCCGCCCTCGCCGGCCGATCTCTTCGCGCCGGCGAGCGTGCCGCAGATGCGGCCCTACCGCCCCGATCTGCGCCCCGCGCCGGGCACCGACGGGCCGCAGATGCGCCCCATGCCCGCCCGGCTCGAATTCGGCGGCGAGGGCGCGCGCGTCACCCTCACGGGCCAGATCGCGGCGGGGGATGCGGCACGCTTTTCGGCCCTTCTGGAGCAGCGGGGCGAGCGGCCCGAGGTGGTGGAGCTCGACAGTTCGGGCGGCGTCGTGTCCGAGGCCCTGCTGATCGGCCGCCAGATCCGCGCGCTCGGGGCCGCGACCGAGGTGGAGGCGGGCGCCGTCTGCCTCTCGGCCTGCCCCTATCTCCTCGCAGGCGGGGTCGAGCGGCGGGTCGCCGAGGGCGGGCTCGTGGGCGTGCATCAGCATTATTTCGGCGAGAACAGCCTCTTGCCCGCCTTTCTTGCCGTTGAGGATGTGCAGCGCGGGCAGGCCGAGGTCATGCGCTATCTCGACGAAATGGGCGTGGACCCGCGCCTGATGATGCACGGGATGGAGACGCCCGCGCGCGAGATCTACATGCTCGACGCCGCCCGTCTGGCCGAGTTGCGGCTGTCAACTGAAGGCGCGTGA
- a CDS encoding serine O-acetyltransferase translates to MTKTFEPVSSAADPRPEAVSPAREILLERMLEAPFDGDEAAMIRAVGFRFLIGEDFRTHERDPFAPGLHTLWIHRIGVHADNLRPPLRQIARAVHRLGQLFCRNFYGIEIERSVRVGRRLEIGHQSGIVIHRHATIGHNCVIRQGVTFGVGTDWIEGKGPVIGNGVRFGVGSVVMGNVTIGDRVTVGPNCVISSDVAPDCTLFLPPPRVLPKARPATA, encoded by the coding sequence ATGACGAAGACTTTCGAACCTGTTTCTTCCGCCGCGGATCCGCGGCCCGAGGCGGTCTCGCCCGCGCGCGAGATCCTTCTCGAACGAATGCTCGAGGCGCCCTTCGACGGCGACGAGGCGGCGATGATCCGCGCCGTGGGCTTCCGCTTCCTGATCGGCGAGGATTTCCGCACGCATGAGCGCGACCCCTTCGCCCCCGGTCTCCACACGCTCTGGATCCACCGTATCGGGGTTCATGCCGACAATCTGCGCCCGCCGCTGCGCCAGATCGCGCGGGCCGTGCACAGGCTGGGCCAGCTCTTCTGCCGCAATTTCTACGGCATCGAGATCGAGCGCAGCGTCCGCGTGGGCCGCAGGCTCGAGATCGGCCACCAGAGCGGCATCGTGATCCACCGCCACGCCACCATCGGCCACAATTGCGTCATCCGGCAGGGCGTGACCTTCGGCGTCGGCACCGACTGGATCGAGGGCAAGGGGCCGGTGATCGGCAACGGCGTGCGCTTCGGCGTGGGCTCGGTGGTGATGGGCAACGTCACCATCGGCGACCGGGTGACCGTGGGGCCGAACTGCGTGATCTCGTCCGACGTGGCGCCGGACTGCACGCTCTTCCTGCCGCCGCCGCGCGTGCTGCCCAAGGCGCGCCCGGCGACCGCCTGA